The genomic region ACGCAATTTCTTCCGCCCGTTCCCATGACACAGTCACCTTCTGCTTCACACCCCCATCTTTTGGCTGTAAGGCAGCAATATGCGGAGGTCCACTCCCCCAGTTGCTCGACTTTCTGCGAGGTACAACGTGCATGTGAAAATGCGGCACCTCTTGCAAGCTGGCCATACCGTTATTCTGATAGACCGTAATCCCATCCAGATTGAAAGTTTTAACAAGCGCTTCCGCTGCTCTTCGGACCGTCTTTATAATTTCACCAGCCTCATCATCCGTCAAATCCAATATCGTCGGCGCATGGCGGCGAGGAACAACGAGAAGCTGTCCAATTTCAAACTGCCTGGGATTGAGCAACGCAAGCGTCTTGTCAGTAGAATGGATAACATGCCTGTTTTCACCGCGTCCAGCAACTCTTTCACAAAATGGACAGGGATCCCACGTCGGCATCTCAAACGGGGCAATAATATCACTCATCTTTCATCCTCATCTCGTCCGCTTTGCCTGGTCCCCTGATGGAAGCCTAACAAAGCATTTATATATGCAGCAGTAGATTTACGCAAGCGTTCAAACCGCTCTTTGGGAATAGGACCCTGATCTTCTTTAACACACAGGTCAGAAATGACGCGGACACCGACATATTTGATCTTATTAATCGCACAAACATCCACAATAGCCGCTGATTCCCAATTCACAGCTATAGCGCCACTCTCTGCGGCAATTCTATCTCGCACCTCGCGATCATAGACATCCATATCTCCGCAAATCACAGAAGATTTCCTGACCGTAGCGCCCGAGTTATTTTTTAATAAACACGTTGCGAACCTGTCTATCGAAGCGAAAGAGGCATTGAAAAGACGCGCTCGCCATCCATCTTGCTCGCTCTGAATCTCCGATCTATTTGGTACATCGTGCTCAGAAACACCAGTAACTACGACAATGTCCCCAATACTTAAAAAATCTACCAGGCCACCCGCAAATCCAAACTCGAAAAATGTATCTACCTGATATTTGTCTATGATCATCTGGCACATTGAAGCCGCTCGCACTTTGCCCATACCCGACTGCATAACAATCCACTTCTCATCTCCATTGCGCCATGCAAACTGCAACCTGCCATTCCAGTCAACCGAATCGCTCGCATCATGCCCCAGAACATCGAGAAGCGCCCGCGTCTCATCTGCATAAGCTGTCATAACGCACAGCTTTGAACTCATAGATCTGGCTCCATTTTTACCTTCACCTATTTTTACGAGCCTCCCATTCGCAACGCAATAACCCGCACCATACCATGTTTTTAAATTCATCTCTTAGATAGATATCCCGGCGCAGGACACCTTCACGGACCATGCCCAGCTTCTCCATTACTCGGAGAGAACCGACATTTCTCTCATCGGCTGTAGCGCGAATGCGATTCAAATCTGGATAGGCTGAAAACGATTCGTCGATAACAGCACCCACAGCTTCCGTAGCCAACCCTTTTCCCCAAAATCGACGGGCAATGCTATAGCCCATTTCGCCAACGCGATTATCAAAATCAAACCCAATATTGATTCCACCAATAACAGAACCAGCGTGTTCAATCGCCCAGGACACGCGTGTTTTGCGATCCTGCAACACTTGACCTGCTACAAATTTTTCGGCATCTGCTCTCGTATAGGGTTGGGGAACCGGGAGAAAGCGCGCCCATTCCGGATCAGATGCGTATAACAAAACATCTTCAACATCCACAAGGCTAAACACCCTGAGTATCAATCGGTCTGTTTTAATAAGTTCCGACAGCATTTCCATATCTCTCTTTTCCAGTCAGAGCACATCCTCATTCAACCACTTGAGAAAACTCTCGTCATTGGTGTACTCATAGGCAAAACCACCACAACCTCTGAACAACTCTGGCTCCTTGCTGCCATCTTCAATCAAGAGACTATTTCCATAGTGTATATCATCTCCCAGCGCCTTAAACGCAATTGGCCAGAGTACGCGCTTATCGAATTCTCCGTAATCGGAAGAATTGATAATCACGTCAAATATCTCGTCCAATCCATGCGCAGGAACAACGACATCTGAAAAAACATCCATATTGGCAGTTACAATCGCGGTTCGTCTCCCTTGACTTCTCTGCGCCAGTGCGAAATTCAAAACTGCCTCATTGAAGTCAAGGTCTTTGCACCCCAATTCCATAGTTTTCAAAACCGCAGAAATATCCATATTCGCATGATCGGAGACAATGGCTGCAATATCTCTAAGACCCAGGGCATTCGTCATCCA from Gemmatimonadota bacterium harbors:
- a CDS encoding HIT family protein; the encoded protein is MSDIIAPFEMPTWDPCPFCERVAGRGENRHVIHSTDKTLALLNPRQFEIGQLLVVPRRHAPTILDLTDDEAGEIIKTVRRAAEALVKTFNLDGITVYQNNGMASLQEVPHFHMHVVPRRKSSNWGSGPPHIAALQPKDGGVKQKVTVSWERAEEIASIIRPNFKTI
- a CDS encoding 5'-methylthioadenosine/S-adenosylhomocysteine nucleosidase; the encoded protein is MSSKLCVMTAYADETRALLDVLGHDASDSVDWNGRLQFAWRNGDEKWIVMQSGMGKVRAASMCQMIIDKYQVDTFFEFGFAGGLVDFLSIGDIVVVTGVSEHDVPNRSEIQSEQDGWRARLFNASFASIDRFATCLLKNNSGATVRKSSVICGDMDVYDREVRDRIAAESGAIAVNWESAAIVDVCAINKIKYVGVRVISDLCVKEDQGPIPKERFERLRKSTAAYINALLGFHQGTRQSGRDEDER
- a CDS encoding GNAT family N-acetyltransferase, encoding MLSELIKTDRLILRVFSLVDVEDVLLYASDPEWARFLPVPQPYTRADAEKFVAGQVLQDRKTRVSWAIEHAGSVIGGINIGFDFDNRVGEMGYSIARRFWGKGLATEAVGAVIDESFSAYPDLNRIRATADERNVGSLRVMEKLGMVREGVLRRDIYLRDEFKNMVWCGLLRCEWEARKNR